A section of the Deinococcus gobiensis I-0 genome encodes:
- the topA gene encoding type I DNA topoisomerase, which translates to MPLLIVESPKKAKQIASYLGRDWTVKACFGHVRDLPATKADIPEKYRDQAWARLGINVDAGYAPLYVSRARTGVLTDLRAATKAAGGDVYLASDPDREGESIAWHLSVVLGLKDARRVTYQEVTKTAIQKALQNPRPINLALVAAQESRRILDRLAGYGVSPLLWDAIGGPQSAGRVQSAALMLLAQREQSRLSFIPSAYWRVTASVGTTPTFQASVQAIRGLPLATAASFTAQGQLKEGIEVAQLDAQKAEGLRAYLEGRDAEITNIEVSPITRRPPPPFTTSSLQQAAGARLHLGVETVTRAAQSLYEQGLITYIRTDSPALSDEALQLARAAVAERFGEAALPPSPRQYATRNANAQEAHEAIRPAGAFLAPEATGLNGDELALYTLIYTRTVASQMQDALGEKTTITLQAGVVTLGATGTRLTQRGFTALYDDDQKDEDDQALPALTTGQRAPLSKVKAEEKKSSAPARFSEGSFVQLMEKAGIGRPSTYASTLKTLLGRNYVAIRARKLHVTPLGLCVALYLLQQLPQLVDARFTAQMEQDLDAIANGELKRLDYLDRVWRDALKPAIAGAQRTSPRIKVPGREAVFEVRDGQVTLRTADGAALLPAELLPEDLDERSIPALLAGTWKPSLKSTRRTDGETAPSAAPAAKRKSSTTPRKKRDSTASPRKKTSTSGTSRRKA; encoded by the coding sequence ATGCCACTGCTGATCGTCGAATCCCCCAAGAAGGCCAAGCAGATCGCCTCTTACCTCGGCCGCGACTGGACCGTCAAGGCCTGCTTCGGCCACGTGCGCGACCTGCCCGCCACCAAAGCGGACATCCCTGAGAAGTACCGCGACCAGGCCTGGGCCCGCCTCGGCATCAATGTCGACGCCGGGTACGCCCCCCTCTACGTCTCCCGCGCCAGAACCGGGGTCCTCACCGACCTGCGTGCCGCCACCAAGGCCGCTGGGGGAGACGTCTACCTTGCGTCCGACCCCGACCGGGAAGGGGAGAGCATCGCCTGGCACCTCAGCGTCGTCCTCGGCCTCAAGGACGCCCGCCGGGTCACGTACCAGGAAGTCACCAAGACCGCCATCCAGAAGGCCCTCCAGAACCCCCGCCCCATCAACCTCGCGCTCGTGGCCGCCCAGGAAAGCCGACGCATCCTCGACCGCCTCGCGGGCTACGGGGTCTCTCCACTCCTCTGGGATGCCATCGGTGGTCCGCAGTCCGCAGGCCGGGTCCAGTCGGCCGCCCTGATGCTGCTGGCCCAGCGCGAACAGTCCCGCCTGAGTTTCATTCCCTCGGCCTACTGGCGCGTCACCGCGAGCGTGGGCACCACCCCGACCTTCCAGGCGAGCGTGCAGGCCATCCGGGGCCTCCCGCTGGCGACAGCGGCCAGTTTCACCGCCCAGGGACAGCTCAAGGAAGGGATCGAGGTCGCGCAGCTCGATGCCCAGAAAGCCGAAGGCCTGCGCGCCTACCTGGAAGGGCGGGACGCCGAAATCACGAACATCGAGGTGAGCCCCATCACCCGGCGGCCGCCACCCCCCTTCACGACGTCGAGCCTGCAACAGGCGGCCGGAGCCCGGCTGCACCTGGGCGTCGAGACCGTGACCCGCGCGGCCCAGTCGCTCTACGAGCAGGGCCTGATCACCTACATCCGCACCGACAGTCCTGCCCTCTCCGACGAGGCCTTGCAACTCGCCCGCGCGGCCGTCGCTGAGCGCTTTGGAGAAGCTGCCCTGCCCCCGAGCCCCCGGCAGTACGCCACCCGCAACGCGAATGCTCAGGAGGCGCACGAGGCCATCCGCCCCGCCGGGGCTTTCCTCGCCCCGGAAGCCACGGGGTTGAACGGCGACGAACTTGCCCTCTACACCCTGATCTACACCCGCACGGTCGCCAGTCAGATGCAGGATGCCCTGGGCGAGAAGACGACCATCACCCTTCAGGCGGGCGTGGTGACGTTGGGCGCGACGGGTACCCGCCTGACCCAGCGTGGGTTCACGGCCCTCTACGACGATGATCAGAAGGACGAGGACGATCAGGCCCTCCCCGCCCTGACGACCGGGCAGCGCGCCCCCCTGAGCAAGGTCAAGGCCGAGGAGAAGAAGAGCAGCGCCCCGGCCCGCTTCAGCGAGGGCAGCTTCGTGCAGCTCATGGAGAAAGCAGGGATCGGCCGCCCGAGCACCTATGCCAGCACCCTGAAGACCCTGCTGGGCCGCAACTACGTGGCGATCCGGGCACGCAAGCTCCACGTGACGCCCCTGGGCCTGTGTGTGGCCCTGTACCTCCTGCAGCAGCTGCCGCAGCTCGTCGATGCCCGCTTCACCGCCCAGATGGAGCAGGATCTCGATGCCATCGCGAACGGGGAACTGAAGCGTCTGGACTATCTCGACCGCGTCTGGCGGGATGCCCTGAAGCCCGCCATCGCGGGTGCCCAGCGCACTTCGCCCCGCATCAAGGTCCCCGGCCGCGAGGCCGTCTTCGAGGTCCGGGACGGCCAGGTCACCCTGCGAACAGCGGACGGGGCCGCCCTGCTGCCAGCCGAGCTGCTGCCCGAGGATCTCGACGAGCGCAGCATCCCCGCTCTCCTTGCCGGCACCTGGAAGCCGAGCCTCAAGAGCACGCGCCGGACCGATGGGGAAACCGCTCCGTCAGCCGCGCCTGCAGCCAAGCGCAAGAGCAGCACAACGCCCCGGAAGAAGCGTGACAGCACCGCCAGCCCCCGGAAGAAGACCAGTACCTCGGGCACCTCCAGGCGGAAGGCCTGA